One window of the Mixophyes fleayi isolate aMixFle1 chromosome 6, aMixFle1.hap1, whole genome shotgun sequence genome contains the following:
- the LOC142095289 gene encoding uncharacterized protein LOC142095289, whose translation MDQTFDWPRNLGSEKSHGRVDTMTIEMPALGRPFRLGMLYDCRDDNLIPGITLWNQEALRKNVASTPQENTSFDFIASDTVSDKSSALNIKASLKASVLCDLVEVGGSASYLKDTKTSNNQARGTLKYLRTTRFDQLSMDHLGVQNRTYHDVFDKGTATHVVTGILYGAQAFFIFDREVSTSENSREIQGNLQVMIKNIPKVSTEGGADLNMNDKDKEDVRKFSCKFYGDFALERNPVTYEDAIKICSNLPKLLGENGEKAVPVKVWLYPLTTLDSKADRLFREINVDLIFKTEHIIQQMADVTIQCNDLMKHPAAETFLDIKTKVIQFREQCEQFTLKFQKQLAQTLPSIRGGGLEEAALRDILVETEKSPFGNHHIKFFLTRRQQEMNIVSSYLKFLSNINTLPSESEINRLIFDPMTEYVVCYNFTSLNEEDTYVSDMCDWLQTPKQTVYKSKKISSWFNDKDVSKRAKKCVRAFQEFAEVNVSMEETRFIISSVPDQSNPGVSIYLYEGGDLVSTMFEPPTKPNPPVISGRTHDSMDLILNPADYGKEFIEGYSIQYRSAEEETWTTVITKDNNEKIAITGLRPNIKYQFRYSAVCKPGLSAASDVTKDERTLPTSPPEVIQVTAEPCSLKLHLKEPTAIGDGATITEYKVEYLMEDLKQAEGWMEKRLSKNVKISIIEYLQPMTSYIIRVSAVCGDSGISAPSDETIVKTTKEKPSNLKYRLLNENNILSQEKEKPTVYQLQMDLCDSEYCKYNLGIESLQMSNKVILLLGSTGTGKTTLINGMANYILGVEWKDDFRYKLVHEVTNKSEAHSQTSVVTSYSMNHESGYQIPYSLTLIDTPGFGDTRGIAQDKKITEDIDAFFTADNGIDQIDAVCFVVQASMARLTHTQKYIFNSVFSIFGKDIKDNIFILITFSDGERPPVLEVIKDADIPCLLDSNGDPIHCKFNNSALFAKNKVSKMSFNEMFWNMGVESMKTFFSHLSNIETKSLTLTKEVLRERKQLQMTLQALQPQIKLALMKLDEIRKTEEALQQNKDRMAANKDFEYEVVKTVPVQEVITKDFITNCQNCHFTCHYPCRIPDDKDKHKCYAMSNGSCTQCPGKCVWNVHFNQKYKWDYVTTKEKRTYDQLKANYEAASGEVMTVEKMFKKLKDEYDDMKKTVFGLIDKSSQSLKRLREIALRPNPLSTPEYIDLMIQNEELEAKPGYLERIKSLMEVREQAEILQKMVKGELVLPDEQGK comes from the exons ATGGATCAGACATTTGATTGGCCAAGGAATTTAGGATCAGAAAAGTCACATGGAAGAGTGGACACAATGACTATAGAAATGCCGGCTCTAGGACGTCCCTTCCGCCTTGGGATGCTGTATGATTGTCGTGATGATAATCTCATCCCag GCATCACTTTATGGAACCAGGAGGCACTAAGAAAGAATGTGGCATCAACACCTCAAGAGAATACATCTTTTGATTTTATAGCCTCAGACACTGTCTCTGATAAATCATCAGCACTGAATATAAAAGCCTCCTTAAAGGCCAGTGTCCTCTGTGATCTTGTAGAAGTTGGTGGATCTGCTAGTTACCTAAAAGACACTAAGACATCTAACAACCAAGCCAGAGGCACTCTAAAGTACTTAAGAACCACAAGGTTTGACCAGCTGAGTATGGACCATCTAGGAGTCCAGAACAGGACTTACCATGATGTGTTTGACAAAGGGACGGCCACTCACGTGGTCACTGGTATCTTATATGGTGCTCAGGCTTTCTTTATATTTGATCGTGAGGTGTCTACATCAGAAAACAGCCGGGAGATACAAGGAAATCTCCAGGTCATGATTAAAAATATACCCAAAGTTTCAACTGAAGGAGGAGCAGATCTGAACATGAATGATAAAGATAAGGAAGATGTTAGGAAATTCAGTTGTAAGTTTTATGGAGACTTTGCTCTGGAGAGAAATCCGGTCACATATGAAGATGCCATAAAAATTTGTTCCAACCTCCCAAAATTACTAGGAGAGAATGGGGAGAAGGCCGTACCTGTGAAAGTCTGGCTGTATCCACTGACAACACTGGACAGTAAAGCAGACCGATTGTTTCGAGAAATTAATGTAGATCTTATTTTCAAGACAGAACACATAATACAGCAAATGGCAGATGTTACCATACAGTGTAATGATCTGATGAAGCATCCGGCTGCAGAGACCTTTCTGGACATCAAGACTAAAGTCATCCAGTTCAGAGAGCAGTGTGAGCAATTTACACTCAAATTTCAGAAGCAACTTGCACAAACCTTACCCTCTATTCGTGGGGGGGGATTAGAGGAAGCTGCACTTAGAGACATTTTAGTTGAAACAGAAAAATCTCCCTTTGGAAATCACCATATTAAATTTTTTTTGACCAGAAGACAACAGGAGATGAATATTGTGAGCTCCTATCTGAAATTCCTGAGCAATATAAACACATTACCGTCTGAGAGTGAAATAAATAGACTAATATTTGATCCTATGACTGAATATGTCGTGTGTTACAATTTTACTTcattaaatgaagaggatacatATGTATCTGATATGTGCGATTGGCTCCAAACTCCTAAACAAACTGTCTATAAGAGTAAAAAGATCTCATCATGGTTCAATGACAAAGATGTCTCTAAAAGGGCCAAGAAATGTGTGAGAGCGTTTCAAGAATTTGCTGAAGTCAATGTATCCATGGAAGAGACCCGATTCATTATCTCATCTGTCCCAGACCAAAGTAATCCTGGAGTTTCTATCTATCTGTATGAAGGTGGGGATTTGGTGAGTACAATGTTTGAGCCTCCAACTAAACCTAATCCCCCAGTTATCAGCGGTAGGACCCATGATAGTATGGATCTCATCCTCAATCCTGCAGACTATGGGAAAGAGTTTATAGAAGGATACAGCATACAGTATAGATCTGCTGAGGAGGAGACCTGGACCACTGTGATAACAAAGGATAACAATGAAAAAATCGCAATCACAGGATTAAGACCTAATATAAAGTATCAGTTCAGATACTCTGCAGTGTGTAAACCAGGACTCAGTGCAGCCAGTGATGTTACAAAGGATGAGAGAACCCTTCCCACTAGTCCCCCTGAAGTCATACAAGTCACTGCTGAACCATGTTCTCTTAAATTACATTTGAAGGAACCGACTGCAATCGGAGATGGAGCCACAATAACTGAGTATAAAGTTGAATACCTGATGGAGGATTTAAAGCAAGCAGAGGGGTGGATGGAAAAGAGATTGAGCAAGAATGTAAAAATTAGCATTATTGAGTATCTACAACCAATGACATCCTACATAATACGTGTATCGGCCGTATGTGGTGACTCTGGGATCAGTGCTCCAAGTGATGAGACTATAGTTAAGACAACTAAAGAAAAACCTTCTAATTTAAAATATCGACTtctgaatgaaaataatatactATCACAGGAGAAAGAAAAACCTACTGTATACCAGCTGCAAATGGATCTCTGTGACTCTGAATATTGTAAGTACAACCTGGGAATAGAAAGCCTTCAGATGTCCAATAAAGTGATTCTATTATTAGGATCTACAGGAACCGGAAAAACAACACTGATCAATGGAATGGCCAACTACATCTTGGGTGTGGAATGGAAAGATGACTTTAGGTACAAACTTGTACATGAGGTTACAAATAAATCTGAAGCTCACAGTCAAACCTCTGTAGTTACATCCTActcaatgaatcatgaaagtgGCTACCAAATCCCTTATTCCCTCACCTTGATAGATACACCAGGATTCGGAGACACCAGAGGAATAGCACAAGACAAGAAGATCACAGAGGACATTGATGCATTTTTTACAGCTGACAATGGCATTGATCAGATCGATGCTGTGTGCTTTGTAGTTCAGGCTTCTATGGCTCGGCTGACACACAcccagaaatatatatttaattctgttttttCTATCTTTGGAAAAGATATCAAAGACAACATATTTATTCTTATCACCTTCTCAGATGGTGAGAGACCTCCAGTACTAGAGGTTATTAAAGATGCTGACATCCCCTGCCTTCTGGACAGTAATGGTGACCCCATTCACTGCAAGTTCAACAATTCAGCTCTATTTGCCAAAAATAAGGTGAGTAAAATGAGTTTTAATGAAATGTTCTGGAATATGGGGGTAGAGAgtatgaaaacatttttcagcCATCTGAGTAATATAGAAACCAAAAGTCTGACGCTGACCAAGGAAGTCCTCAGGGAACGGAAACAGCTTCAGATGACTCTGCAGGCTCTACAGCCACAGATAAAGCTTGCACTAATGAAACTGGATGAAATAAGGAAAACAGAGGAAGCTCTGCAGCAGAACAAGGATCGCATGGCTGCAAATAAAGACTTTGAGTATGAGGTTGTGAAAACTGTTCCAGTACAGGAAGTGATAACAAAGGACTTCATAACAAACTGCCAGAATTGTCACTTTACATGTCACTATCCCTGTCGGATTCCTGATGACAAAGACAAGCATAAGTGTTATGCTATGAGCAATGGATCCTGTACACAATGTCCAGGTAAATGTGTCTGGAATGTTCATTTCAATCAAAAGTATAAATGGGATTATGTAActacaaaagagaaaagaacctatGATCAGCTGAAAGCAAATTATGAAGCAGCTTCTGGAGAGGTGATGACTGTAGAAAAGATGTTCAAGAAACTAAAAGATGAATATGACgatatgaaaaaaacagtgttTGGTCTTATTGACAAATCCTCTCAGAGTCTGAAGCGTCTCCGTGAAATCGCTCTAAGACCAAACCCGCTGTCAACCCCGGAATACATTGATCTGATGATACAGAATGAGGAACTAGAAGCCAAACCAGGATATCTGGAGAGAATCAAGTCACTGATGGAGGTCAGAGAGCAGGCGGAGATATTACAGAAGATGGTGAAGGGAGAATTGGTGCTGCCTGATGAACAGGGAAAGTAG